A genomic stretch from Bacterioplanes sanyensis includes:
- a CDS encoding flagellar basal body-associated FliL family protein, giving the protein MFRALLMVVLALGLSWSALSNAEDEAAAGPQTKYIHLEPAFVLNYGSEGKMKYLRTEVALRVTGNDAASRVSHHKPYIRNNLVMLLSAQEGDVMNTAQGRESLRKVALDEVRAVMTQLEGSPFVDDLFFKNFVVQN; this is encoded by the coding sequence ATGTTCCGTGCGTTGTTGATGGTGGTGCTGGCACTGGGTCTGAGTTGGTCTGCGCTGAGCAACGCTGAAGACGAAGCAGCAGCAGGCCCTCAAACCAAATACATCCATTTGGAGCCGGCGTTTGTGCTGAATTACGGCAGTGAGGGCAAAATGAAATACCTGCGCACGGAAGTGGCCTTGCGTGTCACTGGCAACGATGCTGCATCGCGTGTCAGCCATCACAAGCCCTACATTCGCAACAATTTGGTGATGTTGCTCAGCGCTCAAGAAGGTGATGTGATGAACACCGCGCAGGGGAGAGAATCACTGCGCAAAGTGGCGTTGGATGAAGTGCGTGCGGTGATGACTCAGCTGGAAGGATCGCCGTTTGTTGACGACCTGTTTTTCAAGAACTTCGTGGTGCAGAACTGA
- a CDS encoding Tex family protein, producing MSHATIGQRIADELGIRTQQVDAAVALLDEGATVPFISRYRKEVTGSLDDSQLRQLDERLRYLREMEDRRETILKSIDEQGKLTDELKRELLTADTKTRLEDLYLPYKPKRRTKGQIAIEAGLEPLAEKLLADPTLDPEQEAPAFFNAEHNIGDSKAALDGARYILMERFAEDADLLAKLRRFMHQQAQVSVRVVAGQEQAGAKFSDYFEHDEALKNVPSHRALAMLRGRNEGILSISLVTGDPEDKTSASPCEAMIADHVGIEQQGRAADRWLAEVVKWTWRIKLLNHLETELVGQLREQAEEEAIRVFGDNLKDLLLAAPAGNKVTIGLDPGLRTGVKVAVINATGKVVDHATIYCTPPQNKFAESAAVLKAMIAKHGVELIAIGNGTGSRETDKFVGDMIKSQPELKAVQKVMVNEAGASVYSASELAAREFPDLDVTIRGAVSIARRLQDPLAELVKIEPKSIGVGQYQHDVNQSRLARSLDAVVEDCVNSVGVDLNTASAPLLTRVSGLNATLANNIVAYRDENGAFPSRKELKKVARLGPKAFEQAAGFLRIMNGDNPLDASAVHPESYPVVEKIAHQFSKDVTSLIGDGSLLKSVNAADFSDDCVGEITVKDIISELEKPGRDPRPEFKFAEFKDGVEDIKDLKPNMVLEGVITNVAAFGAFVDIGVHQDGLVHISALSDAFVKDPRDVVKAGDIVKVKVMEVDVPRKRIGLSMRMSDDAQEKANERSLGEQNKDRRGRSQPKQRSAAPAGGAMAGAMAAAFANAKQRK from the coding sequence ATGAGTCATGCCACCATCGGCCAGCGCATTGCTGACGAACTCGGTATTCGCACCCAGCAAGTGGACGCTGCCGTCGCCTTGTTAGACGAAGGCGCTACCGTGCCTTTTATTTCTCGTTACCGTAAAGAAGTCACCGGCTCGCTGGATGACAGCCAGCTGCGCCAACTGGACGAGCGACTGCGCTACTTGCGTGAAATGGAAGACCGGCGTGAAACCATACTGAAAAGCATCGATGAGCAAGGCAAGTTAACCGATGAGCTCAAACGCGAGCTGCTCACCGCCGATACCAAAACCCGGTTGGAAGACCTGTACCTACCGTACAAACCCAAGCGCCGCACTAAGGGCCAGATCGCCATTGAAGCAGGCCTTGAGCCTTTGGCCGAAAAGCTGCTGGCCGACCCGACATTAGACCCAGAGCAAGAGGCACCTGCCTTCTTTAACGCTGAGCACAACATCGGCGACAGCAAAGCCGCCCTCGACGGTGCCCGTTATATTTTGATGGAGCGCTTCGCTGAAGACGCCGACCTTTTGGCCAAGCTGCGCCGCTTTATGCATCAACAAGCGCAAGTATCAGTACGCGTGGTCGCTGGCCAAGAGCAAGCCGGAGCCAAATTCTCCGATTATTTTGAGCACGACGAAGCGCTAAAAAATGTGCCCTCCCACCGCGCTCTGGCGATGTTACGTGGCCGTAATGAAGGCATTCTCAGCATTAGCCTGGTCACCGGTGACCCGGAAGACAAAACCAGTGCCAGCCCTTGTGAAGCCATGATTGCCGACCACGTCGGCATTGAGCAGCAAGGTCGCGCGGCAGACCGCTGGTTGGCCGAGGTGGTGAAATGGACCTGGCGCATCAAGCTGCTGAACCATCTGGAAACCGAGCTGGTAGGCCAGCTGCGCGAGCAAGCCGAAGAAGAGGCCATTCGGGTATTTGGCGACAACCTAAAAGATTTGCTGTTAGCCGCACCAGCCGGCAACAAGGTCACCATAGGCCTGGACCCGGGGTTACGTACCGGCGTCAAAGTCGCCGTTATTAATGCCACCGGTAAAGTGGTCGACCACGCCACCATTTACTGCACACCGCCACAGAATAAGTTTGCCGAGTCGGCGGCGGTATTAAAGGCCATGATTGCCAAACACGGCGTCGAGCTGATCGCCATCGGTAACGGCACAGGCTCACGTGAAACCGACAAGTTTGTGGGCGATATGATCAAATCTCAGCCCGAGTTAAAAGCCGTGCAAAAGGTGATGGTGAACGAAGCGGGCGCCTCTGTGTATTCCGCCTCAGAACTGGCAGCGCGTGAATTTCCGGATCTCGACGTGACCATTCGTGGTGCCGTCTCCATTGCCCGCCGTTTACAAGATCCACTGGCCGAATTGGTGAAAATCGAACCGAAATCCATCGGTGTCGGCCAGTACCAACACGACGTTAACCAATCACGCTTAGCTCGCTCGCTTGATGCTGTGGTCGAAGACTGTGTGAACTCGGTCGGTGTCGACCTTAATACCGCCTCTGCCCCGTTGCTGACTCGGGTGTCTGGCCTAAACGCTACTTTGGCCAACAATATCGTTGCTTACCGCGACGAAAACGGCGCCTTCCCCAGCCGTAAAGAGCTGAAAAAAGTCGCCCGTCTAGGCCCTAAGGCCTTTGAGCAAGCGGCGGGCTTTTTGCGCATTATGAACGGTGACAATCCACTCGATGCCTCAGCAGTGCACCCTGAGTCTTACCCTGTGGTGGAAAAAATCGCCCATCAGTTCAGCAAAGACGTCACCAGCTTGATTGGCGATGGCAGCCTGTTGAAGTCGGTGAATGCGGCAGACTTCAGTGACGACTGCGTCGGTGAAATCACCGTGAAAGACATCATCAGCGAATTGGAAAAACCCGGCCGTGACCCGCGTCCTGAGTTTAAGTTTGCCGAGTTCAAAGACGGCGTTGAAGACATCAAAGACCTTAAGCCCAATATGGTGCTGGAAGGCGTGATCACCAACGTCGCCGCTTTTGGTGCGTTTGTTGATATCGGCGTACACCAGGATGGCTTGGTGCATATTTCGGCGCTGTCGGACGCCTTCGTCAAAGATCCACGCGATGTGGTGAAAGCCGGCGATATCGTTAAGGTCAAAGTGATGGAAGTGGATGTACCACGCAAACGCATTGGCCTGTCGATGCGCATGAGCGACGACGCCCAGGAAAAAGCCAATGAACGCTCGTTGGGTGAACAAAACAAAGACCGTCGCGGCCGTTCACAACCAAAACAACGCAGCGCCGCACCAGCGGGAGGCGCCATGGCCGGTGCCATGGCAGCCGCCTTTGCCAACGCCAAGCAGCGCAAATAG
- the gshA gene encoding glutamate--cysteine ligase → MLSHPEHQPLLTRLRRGVEKEGLRCDSQGVISQQPHPRGLGSALTHDSITTDYSEALLEFITPVFDSAHEAMAYLNVAHRYTYSQLNGEMIWPNSMPCILQGEMSIPIADYGRSNIGQLKHVYRHGLWHRYGRMMQCIAGIHYNFSLPDELWPLLQQQEEDQQPLQDYISARYFGLIRNFRRYSWLLSYLFGASPALCESFLDGKQHDLQRLHQHTLYAPYATSLRMSDLGYQNDAQSDLIVCYNRLDSYIDTLGKAISIPVERYDAIGMQTEDGTFKQLNTNLLQIENEYYSDIRPKRVGPNGEKPLQALQKYGVEYIEVRSTDLNPFLPLGLDIPQMQFMDVFLTWCLLQPSADIDIDEYRRIRRNQQTSLMQGRKPDVQLETAGGQRSLVDWGREVLEGMRGLAEQMDAANGHSFHIDSLNQQLLKLADSELTPSAKVLAALREQSLEFSEFTRQQALQHRKTLSEPLAAEVRQRWQQQAEQSLERQYAMEAADDRPFAQFLKEYQQR, encoded by the coding sequence ATGCTCAGCCATCCAGAGCATCAACCCCTGCTGACTCGGCTGAGACGCGGTGTTGAAAAAGAAGGTTTGCGTTGCGACAGTCAGGGTGTGATCAGTCAGCAGCCGCATCCGCGGGGCTTGGGCTCAGCACTGACCCACGACAGCATCACCACGGATTATTCGGAAGCGCTGCTGGAGTTTATTACCCCAGTGTTCGACAGTGCTCACGAAGCGATGGCGTATCTGAATGTGGCTCATCGCTACACCTACAGCCAGCTAAATGGTGAGATGATCTGGCCCAATTCCATGCCGTGTATTTTGCAGGGCGAGATGAGCATTCCCATCGCCGATTACGGCCGCTCTAACATTGGCCAGCTAAAGCATGTGTATCGTCACGGTTTATGGCATCGCTATGGCCGCATGATGCAATGCATCGCCGGTATTCATTACAACTTCTCGTTGCCGGATGAGCTGTGGCCATTATTGCAACAGCAGGAAGAGGACCAACAACCGCTGCAGGATTACATTTCAGCGCGCTATTTTGGTCTGATTCGCAACTTCCGCCGTTATTCCTGGCTATTGTCATATCTGTTTGGCGCCTCACCAGCCTTGTGTGAAAGCTTTCTTGATGGCAAGCAGCACGACCTTCAGCGCCTGCATCAGCACACCTTGTACGCGCCTTACGCCACCTCATTGCGCATGAGTGACCTGGGCTATCAAAACGATGCCCAATCGGATTTGATCGTCTGTTACAACCGCCTCGACAGCTACATCGACACCCTTGGCAAAGCCATCAGCATTCCCGTTGAGCGCTATGACGCCATCGGCATGCAAACCGAGGACGGCACTTTCAAACAGCTCAACACCAATTTGCTGCAAATCGAAAACGAGTATTACAGCGATATTCGCCCGAAACGCGTTGGGCCAAACGGTGAAAAACCGCTGCAAGCGCTGCAAAAATATGGCGTGGAATACATCGAAGTGCGCAGCACCGACCTCAACCCCTTCCTACCGCTGGGGCTGGATATACCGCAAATGCAGTTTATGGACGTGTTCCTGACCTGGTGTTTGCTGCAACCCAGTGCCGATATCGACATCGACGAATACCGTCGCATTCGCCGCAATCAGCAAACCTCGCTGATGCAAGGTCGCAAACCGGACGTACAGCTGGAAACCGCTGGCGGTCAACGCAGCCTGGTTGATTGGGGGCGCGAGGTATTGGAAGGCATGCGTGGCTTGGCTGAGCAAATGGATGCCGCTAATGGCCACAGCTTTCATATCGACAGCCTGAACCAGCAGTTATTAAAGCTGGCCGATAGCGAACTGACGCCATCCGCGAAGGTGCTGGCCGCTTTGCGTGAGCAGTCACTCGAGTTCAGTGAATTCACCCGCCAGCAAGCTCTGCAGCACCGTAAAACGCTGTCAGAGCCGTTGGCCGCTGAGGTGCGCCAGCGTTGGCAACAGCAGGCAGAGCAATCGTTGGAGCGCCAGTACGCGATGGAAGCGGCCGACGATCGGCCATTTGCGCAGTTCTTAAAGGAGTATCAACAACGCTAA
- a CDS encoding LysR family transcriptional regulator, which translates to MKNTDKTDNLFSTIGKSWHWDDIPAFLAIAHLGTLTAAAARLQIGVATLSRRLERLESALGLALFIRQQSGYRLTEDGDALLEQAEAMARAAAAFSLEAQQQTQLEGHVRLATAENLASHLIIPALHDFQRQYPGLTVEIVTDINTVNLHRRDADLALRMVRPERGHVTLRRLGTLGYGLYGNSDNANRQQIIGWSEHYDHLPAAQFMKQWLNQQSNAQFSLLTSSVATQVAAAKAGLGVAVLPHFLAQAAGLHCLQTQLGIDQTIYLSIQADLAHSPRIRVVADFISELVLAQQSQLAGSRV; encoded by the coding sequence ATGAAAAATACAGACAAAACTGACAACCTATTTTCCACTATCGGAAAGAGCTGGCATTGGGATGATATTCCTGCCTTTCTCGCCATTGCCCACCTCGGCACATTGACCGCCGCCGCAGCCAGATTACAGATAGGCGTCGCCACGTTGTCGCGGCGCCTAGAGCGGTTAGAAAGTGCCCTCGGTTTGGCACTATTTATTCGCCAGCAATCCGGCTATCGCTTAACCGAAGACGGTGACGCCTTGCTCGAGCAGGCTGAAGCCATGGCCCGCGCGGCAGCAGCGTTCAGCCTGGAAGCACAACAGCAAACCCAACTTGAAGGCCATGTACGATTGGCGACGGCGGAGAATCTGGCCAGCCATCTGATTATTCCGGCTTTGCACGATTTTCAGCGCCAATACCCTGGCCTGACCGTAGAAATCGTGACCGACATCAACACCGTCAATCTGCATCGTCGTGATGCCGATTTAGCTCTGCGCATGGTGCGCCCAGAGCGCGGCCACGTCACCTTGCGACGGCTCGGTACCTTGGGTTATGGCCTCTATGGCAACAGCGACAACGCCAATCGCCAGCAAATCATTGGCTGGAGCGAGCATTACGATCATTTGCCCGCCGCTCAATTTATGAAGCAATGGCTGAACCAGCAAAGTAATGCTCAGTTCAGTTTGCTGACCAGCTCCGTCGCCACTCAGGTAGCAGCCGCCAAAGCCGGTTTAGGCGTCGCCGTATTACCGCACTTTTTAGCCCAAGCCGCTGGCCTACATTGTTTGCAAACGCAGCTGGGCATCGATCAGACGATTTACCTCAGCATTCAAGCCGACCTAGCGCATTCGCCGCGCATTCGCGTGGTGGCTGACTTTATCAGTGAGCTGGTATTGGCCCAGCAATCACAGTTAGCCGGAAGCAGAGTATGA